The Paenarthrobacter aurescens region CGTTTCCCCCACCTTCAGTCATGGGCTCACTGTAGCAATGGCGGCTGCGACGGGGGAGATCAGGTTAAGGTAGGCAGCATGACTGCAGCCCATGTGACTTTGTGCTTCCTCCTCCGTGACGGCGCGGACGGCGAGCATGTCCTGCTCGGAACCAAGAAGACAGGTTTCGGCAGGGGAAAGGTGGTGGGCGTTGGCGGGCACGTTGAGTTGGGCGAGACGGCTTCACAGGCTGCCTGCCGGGAGGTCATGGAGGAAATCAACGTGGTGGTGGCTGCTGAGGACCTGATTCCGGCGGGCACTGTGGACTTCGTTTTTCCGGCCAGGCCGGACTGGAACATGGCCACCACCGTGTTCCTGACCCGTACCTGGGAAGGAGAACCTTCCGAAAGCGACGAGATTGCCCCGGCATGGTTTCCGGTAACGGCACTTCCCGTGGACAGAATGTGGGCTGATGCCGAACACTGGCTGCCGGCCATGATCGCCGGCCGGCGCATCGCCGTGCGGGTGGCGCTGGCTGCCGATAACGAGAATGTGGCTGACGTCCACACCATTGATTGGGTGGAACCCCGGCTG contains the following coding sequences:
- a CDS encoding 8-oxo-dGTP diphosphatase, producing MTAAHVTLCFLLRDGADGEHVLLGTKKTGFGRGKVVGVGGHVELGETASQAACREVMEEINVVVAAEDLIPAGTVDFVFPARPDWNMATTVFLTRTWEGEPSESDEIAPAWFPVTALPVDRMWADAEHWLPAMIAGRRIAVRVALAADNENVADVHTIDWVEPRL